The proteins below are encoded in one region of Canis lupus familiaris isolate Mischka breed German Shepherd chromosome 21, alternate assembly UU_Cfam_GSD_1.0, whole genome shotgun sequence:
- the OR10A5E gene encoding olfactory receptor family 10 subfamily A member 5E, whose product MAGGNWTRVEEFILMSFSSLPTEIQLLLFLTFLIIYLVTLMGNTLIILVTLADPMLHSPMYFFLRKLSFLEIGFNLVIVPKMLGTLLAWDTTISFLGCATQMYFFFFFGVDECFLLATMAYDRYVAICSPLHYPVIMNQRTRAKLTVASWLPGFPVATVQTTWLFSFPFCGTNKVNHFFCDSPPVLRLVCADTTLFEIYAIVGTILVIMTPCLLILCSYTRIAAAILKIPSAKGKHKAFSTCSSHLLVVSLFYVSLSLTYFRPKSNNSPESKKLLSLSYTVVTPMLNPIIYSLRNDEVKNALGPTVHKALGLRNCIP is encoded by the coding sequence ATGGCTGGAGGAAACTGGACAAGAGTTGAGGAATTTATCCTCATGAGCTTCTCTTCTCTACCTACTGAAATACAATTGTTACTCTTCCTGACATTCCTAATCATCTACCTGGTCACCCTGATGGGAAACACTCTCATCATTCTGGTTACTTTAGCTGACCCCATGCTGCACagtcccatgtacttcttcctcaggAAACTGTCCTTCTTGGAGATTGGCTTCAACCTAGTCATTGTGCCCAAGATGCTGGGGACCCTGCTTGCCTGGGACACAACCATCTCCTTTCTTGGCTGTGCCACACAgatgtatttcttcttcttctttggagTTGATGAATGCTTCCTCCTGGCCACCATGGCATATGACCGCTATGTAGCCATCTGCAGTCCCTTGCACTACCCAGTCATCATGAACCAAAGGACACGTGCCAAATTGACTGTCGCTTCTTGGTTACCAGGCTTTCCTGTTGCTACTGTGCAGACCACGTGGCTCTTCAGTTTTCCATTCTGTGGCACCAACAAGGTGAACCACTTCTTCTGTGACAGCCCACCTGTGCTAAGGCTGGTCTGTGCAGACACAACACTGTTTGAGATTTATGCAATTGTTGGAACCATTCTGGTCATCATGACACCCTGCTTGCTGATCCTGTGCTCTTACACTCGCATTGCTGCTGCCATCCTCAAAATTCCATCAGCTAAAGGGAAGCATAAAGCCTTCTCTACATGCTCCTCTCACCTCCTTGTTGTGTCCCTGTTCTATGTATCTTTAAGCCTCACCTACTTCCGGCCTAAATCCAATAATTCTCCTGAAAGCAAAAAGCTGCTGTCATTGTCCTACACTGTTGTGACTCCCATGTTGAACCCCATCATTTATAGCCTGAGAAATGATGAAGTGAAGAATGCCCTTGGCCCGACTGTCCACAAGGCTTTAGGCCTTAGAAACTGCATCCCATAG